Genomic segment of Caproiciproducens sp. NJN-50:
TTACGTCCTTTTCAATAAATGCTTCTCCGGTCTGCTCCGCTACCTTCTGAGCGATTATCCATTCTTCGCCTTGCTGGTTTGCATCGGCTCTGCTTGTATCGCTGTAGAAGCTCTTACGGATCGGATCACCGTTCAGACTATGACCGACTGTCTTTTTAACCTCGAAATATTTGCCGTGATTCGGCTTTTCTTTTTTTGGTCTGCCCATGTTGCTACCTCCTGACGGCCATTTTTTGGACTTTGCTATATATAGTAATTAAAAATCTATATGTTGTGTTGCAAGATTATGGGAAAAGTGCTAAAATAAGCGGGAAATTAAAAACATATGTTCTTTTGTAAAACAGGAGGATGCAATGGAGGATGAAGAAATTCCGAGAAGACTTGCAGAAATACTTAAGGAAGCAAATTTAGAATCGCTTGAAAGCATTAAAACAAAAGCTATTTGTCTGACTGATGGTCTACCTTGTACCGAGCATAGTCTAGCAATTCCTTTTGTTTCTCGAGAGGTAATTTCTTAACCAACCGAATTATTTCATTGGATAGCTCGTCACGTTCTGTGACGGGCTTATTTTTTTGCTCTTTTCCAAACAATAAGAAGTCCGCGCTTGTCTCTAAATATTTGACAGCCTTTGCAAGCATATCTCCGTTTGGAATAGCTTTCCCGTTTTTCCAACGACCGATTGTAGCTTCTGGAATGCCTGTATCTTTAGACATGCGGTAAGGCGTTATGCCCTTGGATTCCATCAGATTAGTAAGCCTTTGTGAAAATGACATAAAAATTCGCTCCCAACATTAGCACTAATACCAACAAAAATGTTAGTAAAACCTCTTGACTACTAACATCAATGTTGGTACAATAGCATTGTAATAAATGATTACTCAATCAGACAACAACAAAGAAAGCACTTCTGAAATTGGCATTTCAAAAAGCGCGATAACAATTTGTCCTCAACACGCAAATTGTAAATGATTCGCTAAGATATGTCAATAGAGAAAATTGGAAAGAAAGTGATTTTCTGCCAATTAACCAAAACCACAAATGAATTTTGTGTAGTTTGGGACGTCAACACCGTGCGGCGTGACCGTACTCCGGGGCCGGAACCGGAAAGAGTCTCCCGGCAGGCACCCGGCGGATTGGCCTGTATCCGGTCCGCTATCCAGAAAATTAGAAGGAATGGGGCCAGAGTTTAAATAGTTCGTTGTGCAATAGCGGCGTTTCGGCAGCGCGGGCGCCGCAGAAAGGAGGGCAAATGGTAATAGGCGAAAAAAATTGCGATCAAATCGTCATTACTTCCGATAACGGCGAAGTGATCGCGGTAATTTCAGACGGAGAAATAATTGAACTTAAAGGTTATCGGGTTACGCTATCCTAAATTATTATTTTTGCTGCAGTCTGGATTTGAACACGGAGTTTTTACGTTGTTAATTTTTCTTACATGATAATCTTCGTAATTCCCTTTTTCAATTGATTTAACAAATTGCTTCCGGTTCATGTTGCGGTTTGTTTGATTATCATGAAAAGTTTGATTTCTGCCATTAGAATCTTCCGCGTTTACTGTAACTCTTGGATTGCTCAATATACCACCTCCATTCCGCCACAATTCTACTCCGGAAATGAAAATCTTACAAGAAAGGAAGTATTGCGTGAAAAAGTTTTTTAGTGAAAACTGGATACCCATTCTTGTATCAGCGGCCACAACCATTTTAATCCGTTTATTGCTAAATTGGTAGCTACACTAACCAAAATCGGGATCCAGGCATTCTTTATCCAAAGCTCTTTATTCCTGCGCTTTTTAACGTCAAAATACATTAATCCATCAGGCGTTATCCGGATGTTATGCGGACCGTCGCTAAACCAACCGAATTTGATTAAACCATCATTTTTTAAAGCAAACATCAAATCTTTTACGTCAGGCCCTAATGCATCAGTAAGCAGTTCATAAAGACTTTTATCATCCGGATTTTCAATTCCGCCCGCATGATTCAACAAATATCTTAACGCATATTCTTCCTCTTTAATTGTCAACCGTATCATCTCCAATTTGATTTTACATCAGCAAAAATCCATTTTCAAGAAAGGAATGATTCTCACGATTAGAAAAATCAAAAATAAAATCTGGGACCGCTCTTCCGCACAGGAATACATTCAGAAGGTCAACCGTGGCAGAGCAAAATTCGGCCTAACCTATCTTTCGGCTTGCGATTATCTCGGCCTGAATCCGAATAATGCGGCTACGATGAAAGGAATGATTTGAACGAACGAAATTATCAAGATCAACCGCACGGACCTCACTGTCAAAGAATACCACGGTCAACGTGTCGTTACCTTCAAGGATATCGATGCTTGCCATAGCAAGCAAGAAGGAGCTGCCCGGAAGCGGTTCAACGAAAACAAGCAGCATTTTGTAAAAGGCACGGACTTTTTTGAAATCAGTCGTTCCGATGTCGGTGACGATTTCGGACGGACATACGGATTCAGCAACAAGGCACCTAAAGGAATCATCATCACCGAATCCGGTTATCTCATGCTTGTTAAATCCTTTACAGACGATCTCGCTTGGGCGGTTCAGCGGCAGCTTGTGAATACATACTTCCGCAAGGTGCCGACGGCAGATTTAAAACTTCAAATGCAGCAGGAACGCGTTCATGCAATGTCGATGAATGCAAAGACACGCGCTTTGAAAGTGCTCATGAAGACAATCGGCGATAAGCATCTTTCCGCAATCGCCGCGCAGGTGTTCGGCCTGACTACCATTGAAGAAGTAACCGGACAAAAAATTGGCGCTCGCCCGGAATGCGGAAAGCTCTACAGTGCCCAGGATATTGCGGATGAAGTTGGAAGCAACCGGATCACCGTTGGCAAGAAAGCCACGGCGGCAGGGCTGAAAACGGACGAATATGGCATTACCACACTGTCAAAATCCGAACACGGGCCGAAGCAGGTTCCGACATTCATGTATAACGAGCGAGGCAGGGCGAAGGTAAAGGAGTTGTTCAGCAATCATGGAAATCCCTAATGAAGTCCTTAGCCGTTTTTCAGAACTTGATGATCTTGTTCATACCTATCCACGCTCGATACCGGTAGATATTGCCGCAAAATTCCTTGGCATTTCCGGCTATTGCCTCCGGTCCTGCCTGATGGGATACAATCCAATTGGCCTGGGCTGGAAGGAAAGCGGAAAGGCAAACAGGGGGTTCAATATCCCAACCGGAAAATTTTACGCATGGTATCACAATCTGGACGCGAGAAAGGAGGCGTGACTTTTGGAAGGGCTTAATATCCAGATCAGACTAAAGAAAATTCATTTAACCCAGCGCTGGCTTTTGCAGCAATTACACGAACGCGGATTTGGGTCCCTTTACGAGCCTCTTCTTTCGAGCATTCTTAAAGGGATATATACCGGACCGCTTGCAGATTCAGTGATTTCCGCCTCTGAGGATATTTTAAAAGAACAGGAACCGTAAATCCAACGACGTTCAAAAGCCACTCCATTATTTTTAAGGAGATGCTTTTATGAACAATCCGCAAACAGCCGCAACCAATTTTGAGCTGATCGAAGCTCAATCAGCCTATATGAAATCGCTCCGCAGAAACGCACATAAGCGAACCGTGCGGGCAATTAAGGCAGCAATTAAAGCCTCCAAACTGCAAGGCAATGTCTGGATGGAAAGTCTGCTGAAAAGATGTCTGCGCATTTACCGCACGGGGTACGACCTATGAAGCCTGTTTGTATCGCCGTGACGCTGATCCTTTGGGCCGGGTACGCTTTTGGGCACGACAAGAAGCCAGTCCCGCGCTGGAACCATATCGCAATCCATTTGATTTATGCAGCATGTCTGATCGGGGCGGTGAGGATGCCGTGAGTAATGTGATTCCGTTCCCAGTGGACCAATCCGAACATTACACCATCGACTATGATCCGGTTTCCCACGCCGTGGATATCCCACTAGTGCCTGATGAAGTAATGCCGGCCGTCTGCATCCTGGTTGTTTTTATTGAACTGCTGATTGGCCAGGGCACATTGACCGCAGATGAAATTTTACAGGTTGTGCTACAGGCAACCGAATTTTGTGAAAAGAATTGAAATACCGCCGAGAGGCGGGGAAGGAGGGAAAAGCATGGAGAAAAATGTTAAGGAAACAAAGTTTTGCGTTTGCCCGAAGTGTGGCAAGCAATGGCATTTACCCGAAGCAAAATACTGTGGAAACTGCGGAGCGAAATTAAAGGAAGCCTCTGCGAAAGGCTCCCTTTAGTTGCTGGATTACTTGTACGGCTTGCCACAATCAGGACAGAATTTGTAGGTGTTGTCTTCGATTAATGCCTCGCAATTAGGACATTTTCCGATCATAGGAGACCCGCAGTAAGGGCAAAACTTTTTCATCTCAGTAATTTTTGACCTTCCAGCTACAATTTCCGAACCATACATTTGATGATAAGTGCAATTTTTTGAGCTGCAAAGAGCATAGTGCATCATCAATATCACCTCCCTTCCGACAATATTCTACTGCGGAAAGGGAAAATTTACAAGAATAGGAGGAAATCTGATGGAAGAACTGAAACCGTGCCCGTTCTGCGGGGGCGAAGCCTGGCAGGAAGTTAATTCTAAAAAAGCATGGACGAGATGTGCTCAATGCGGAGCAACAACGGCCGGATTCCAAGACTTCCACAATACGGACGGAAGTATCATCGACCGGCGAGTGATGGCTGCCGGGGCTTGGAACCGCCGCGCCGCCCCGGAAAACAAACCGCTGACGCTCTACCAACTCCGGCAGATGGACGGGGAACGCGTATGGACACAGTTCCGAGGGCTGGGCATGTACGGGCTTGTCGCCTACCATTCAGACCCGGATGGTGACGACGGGGATGATATTTACATCACAAATAATCTTGGCGGCCGGAGTACATTTGAAGAAATTTTAAGCCAAGGCGGAATGGTTTACGCCCGCCGCCCGGAAGGAAGCGAAACAAAATGAAATTCATTACCCGCCTTATCTCCGCCCACCATATCCGCAAGGCCCTGCGCTGGAAACAACAGCGGATCCACAGCAACCGTGACGCATACCGGCTTGGATTCCGCAGAGCGGAGAAGTATCATGTATGACCCGTGCGCCCGCTGCCCGTGCATCCTGCGGCAGGAAGTTTGCCGAAAGTTCTGCACGGCCTATAAAGCTGCTGTCGAAGCAGACGTACATAGCGGGATGGTGCAGATGGGCAGAGACCTACATGATCGGATTGCCAGAAAGGACGGCCATAAATGAAGTGCAATCACAACTGTTTTCACTGCGAATATCCGGATTGCGTTTGCGGGTATGACCGTATTTCTCCAGAAGTCAGAGATATTAACAACGCCCTGTTCGGGTGGGACTTTGAAATACGTAAGAAACGAGTAAACGAATTATTAAAGCATGGGTACTCGGAGGTCTGGATTAAAGCGGCTATGAATTTGACTAATGGTGAATTCCAAGCCTGTATAAAAAGCGCCGCCAAGCGGCTGGCACCCGCATGACGGCAAAACGATAAATCTACACCGCTATTATAGGCGGAGAAAGAGAGTTTGTCAAATGAAAGCTTACAAGGGCTTTAATAAAAATTTACAGTGCCGTGGGCACCAATATGAGATCGGGCGGACCGACGAGGAGCCAGATGCAGACCTTTGCGAGACGGGGTTTCACGCCTGCGAAGATCCAATTGACGTTCTGGGATACTACGCGCCTGGTGCCGGAAGCCGGTATTGCGAGGTTGACCTCGATGATGTAACCGGTCAGCGTAAAGATGATTCTAAGCGAGTAGGAAAGAAAATCACGGTTGGCGCGGAGATTGGTATTCCTGGGCTGGTAAAAGCCCATATCAAATATGTCAAAGCGCATACCACATTCGAGCATACGGACCCGAAACAGGCCACTGCGGGCTATCGTGGCGCTGCCACTGCGGGCGAATCCGGCGCTGCCACTGCGGGCTATTGTGGCGCTGCCACTGCGGGCAAATCCGGCGCTGCCACTGCGGGCAATTATGGCGCTGCCACTGCGGGCAATTATGGCGCTGCCACTGCGGGCTATTGTGGCGCTGCCACTGCGGGCAAATCCGGCGCTGCCACTGCGGGCAATTATGGCGCTGCCACTGCGGGCAATTATGGCGCTGCCACTGCGGGCAATTATGGCGCTGCCACTGCGGGCGAATCCGGCGCTGCCACTGCGGGCTATCGTGGCGCTGCCACTGCGGGCGAATCCGGCGCTGCCACTGCGGGCGAATCCGGCGCTGCCACTGCGGGCGAATCCGGCGCTGCCACTGCGGGCGAATCCGGCGCTGCCACTGCGGGCAATTATGGCGCTGCCACTGCGGGCGAATCCGGCGCTGCCACTGCGGGCTATTGTGGCGCTGCCACTGCGGGCGAATCCGGCGCTGCCACTGCGGGCAATTATGGCGCTGCCACTGCGGGCTATTGTGGCGCTGCCACTGCGGGCAAATCCGGCGCTGCCACTGCGGGCAATTATGGCGCTGCCACTGCGGGCAATTATGGCGCTGCCACTGCGGGCAATTATGGCGCTGCCACTGCGGGCGAATCCGGCGCTGCCACTGCGGGCAATTATGGCGCTGCCACTGCGGGCGAATCCGGCGCTGCCACTGCGGGCTATCGCGGCGCTGCCACATCCCGCGGCTCGGTGTCCGTCGGAGAAAACGGCGTCGGCCTGGTCCGCGGGGATGGCGTAAAAGCAAAAGGCGGTCTCGGGGCCGTTCTGGTGATCTGCGAGGAAAACAAGGACGATTGCGGCATCAAAACGTGGAAAGCCGTTGTAGTAGACGGCAAGAAGATCAAAGCTGATACATACTACCAGCTGAAAAACGGCGAACTTCTGGAGGTAGTGAAATGAGCAAAGTAAATCAGCTTGTCCTTGACTGTGCGGCTAAAGTGCTCCGTATCAATGAGACAACGGAAGCGGAAATACATTTTGAAATCGACGGTACTGGAATTGAGTGCTGGGGATACAAGCACGGGTATGATAATGCTCCTAAAGTTGGGAATTATCCAGAACCTGATTTTGTCCCGCTACCAACGCCAGCAGAAAACGGAACTACATCATTTGTTGGGAAAATTTATATAGCTGATGATCTTTTCGCAGACGCAGAAACACAGCTTCGCGCCCTGCTTGAATCCCTGAACGCGCTGGAAAAGGAACTGCTCACGAAGGAGGAAAAATAATGGCATCGCTTTATGAAATCAATCAGACCTATAAGGCGTTTTTGGATCAGATTGCATCCGGTGATATTCCAGAGGAAGCCATTGCTGACACGCTGGAAGCGCTCGATGGAGAGTTTGACGATAAAGCGGACAATATTGCATGTTACATAAAATCGCTTCTGAGCGATGCACAGGCTATCAAAGCAGAAGAAGACGCGCTTGCAGAGCGCCGAGAAGCCAAAAAGCATAAGGCTGACAGCCTACAAAACTACCTTTATCAGCAATTCAAACTGCGCGGAAAGGATAAATTGGAAACGCCTCGCAACGTTCTTAAAATCCGAAAGAATCCACCTTCGGTGCAGATCGACGATGAGGACGCCTTTATCGAGTGGGCCAAAACTCAGAAAGACACGGATATGCTCACCGTAAAAGACCCGATCATCAACAAAACATCCGTCAAAAACGCGCTGAAAGCCGGGGCCGAAGTCCCTCACGCGCAGCTCGTGGCAGGCGAAAAATTGTCGATTAAGTGAGGCGTGAAATGAATATCTACGAAAAAATCCTCGCGATCATGCAGGATGTCCAATATCTTGCCAAAGACGATCATGTCGAATTTGGAAAAACCAATTACAAGGCGCTGTCTGAGGAAAAAGTAACAGCCATTATGCGCGCCGAGCTTATCAAGTACAACCTGATTGTCTATCCATTCCAGCAGGACTCCAACCGCGCGGGCAGCATCACCCACGTTGAC
This window contains:
- a CDS encoding helix-turn-helix domain-containing protein translates to MSFSQRLTNLMESKGITPYRMSKDTGIPEATIGRWKNGKAIPNGDMLAKAVKYLETSADFLLFGKEQKNKPVTERDELSNEIIRLVKKLPLEKQKELLDYARYKVDHQSDK
- a CDS encoding ORF6N domain-containing protein, which encodes MNRTDLTVKEYHGQRVVTFKDIDACHSKQEGAARKRFNENKQHFVKGTDFFEISRSDVGDDFGRTYGFSNKAPKGIIITESGYLMLVKSFTDDLAWAVQRQLVNTYFRKVPTADLKLQMQQERVHAMSMNAKTRALKVLMKTIGDKHLSAIAAQVFGLTTIEEVTGQKIGARPECGKLYSAQDIADEVGSNRITVGKKATAAGLKTDEYGITTLSKSEHGPKQVPTFMYNERGRAKVKELFSNHGNP
- a CDS encoding double zinc ribbon domain-containing protein, with translation MMHYALCSSKNCTYHQMYGSEIVAGRSKITEMKKFCPYCGSPMIGKCPNCEALIEDNTYKFCPDCGKPYK
- a CDS encoding Lar family restriction alleviation protein; this encodes MEELKPCPFCGGEAWQEVNSKKAWTRCAQCGATTAGFQDFHNTDGSIIDRRVMAAGAWNRRAAPENKPLTLYQLRQMDGERVWTQFRGLGMYGLVAYHSDPDGDDGDDIYITNNLGGRSTFEEILSQGGMVYARRPEGSETK
- a CDS encoding DUF7666 domain-containing protein — translated: MKAYKGFNKNLQCRGHQYEIGRTDEEPDADLCETGFHACEDPIDVLGYYAPGAGSRYCEVDLDDVTGQRKDDSKRVGKKITVGAEIGIPGLVKAHIKYVKAHTTFEHTDPKQATAGYRGAATAGESGAATAGYCGAATAGKSGAATAGNYGAATAGNYGAATAGYCGAATAGKSGAATAGNYGAATAGNYGAATAGNYGAATAGESGAATAGYRGAATAGESGAATAGESGAATAGESGAATAGESGAATAGNYGAATAGESGAATAGYCGAATAGESGAATAGNYGAATAGYCGAATAGKSGAATAGNYGAATAGNYGAATAGNYGAATAGESGAATAGNYGAATAGESGAATAGYRGAATSRGSVSVGENGVGLVRGDGVKAKGGLGAVLVICEENKDDCGIKTWKAVVVDGKKIKADTYYQLKNGELLEVVK
- a CDS encoding siphovirus Gp157 family protein encodes the protein MASLYEINQTYKAFLDQIASGDIPEEAIADTLEALDGEFDDKADNIACYIKSLLSDAQAIKAEEDALAERREAKKHKADSLQNYLYQQFKLRGKDKLETPRNVLKIRKNPPSVQIDDEDAFIEWAKTQKDTDMLTVKDPIINKTSVKNALKAGAEVPHAQLVAGEKLSIK